A region of Streptomyces sp. NBC_01264 DNA encodes the following proteins:
- a CDS encoding nucleotidyl transferase AbiEii/AbiGii toxin family protein, giving the protein MEDLHHRLIRIGLDALAEDFGYRLAGGYAVQAHRLVSRVSDDVDLFTPIGRAEGELPQAIARLVEAYQAAGYVVQVTQQAQVYARLHVTDPASGAQSKVELVGDLLHHPPVESDLGPVLHLDDLAAAKTGALFGRAEVRDAIDVKALLDAGYTRARLLDLAAQNEAEPNLDEYVSALARVGNHTDRQFAAYGLDSKAAHAIREEFTDWHRELIRLMHAEASSTNPAQAESPVEQPGKSISGPLPPSPPPPGPGSGRLR; this is encoded by the coding sequence GTGGAGGATCTGCATCACCGGCTGATCCGTATCGGCCTGGACGCACTCGCCGAGGATTTCGGCTACCGGCTGGCCGGCGGGTACGCCGTCCAGGCCCATCGACTGGTCAGCCGCGTCAGCGACGACGTCGACCTGTTCACCCCGATCGGGCGGGCCGAAGGCGAGCTGCCGCAGGCGATCGCCCGCCTCGTCGAGGCGTACCAGGCGGCCGGGTACGTGGTCCAGGTGACCCAGCAGGCGCAGGTATACGCCCGTCTGCACGTCACCGACCCCGCCTCCGGCGCCCAGTCCAAGGTCGAACTGGTAGGCGACCTTCTACACCATCCGCCCGTCGAGTCGGACCTCGGCCCGGTCCTCCACCTCGACGACCTGGCCGCCGCCAAGACCGGCGCCCTTTTCGGCCGGGCCGAGGTCCGGGACGCCATCGACGTCAAGGCACTCCTCGACGCCGGGTACACCCGCGCCCGGCTTCTCGACCTCGCCGCGCAGAACGAAGCCGAGCCCAACCTCGACGAGTACGTCTCAGCCCTCGCCCGTGTCGGGAACCACACCGACAGGCAGTTCGCCGCCTACGGCCTCGACTCCAAGGCTGCGCATGCCATCCGCGAGGAATTCACCGACTGGCACCGCGAACTCATCCGCCTCATGCATGCCGAAGCCAGCAGCACCAACCCGGCCCAGGCCGAGTCGCCAGTGGAACAGCCGGGGAAATCGATCAGCGGCCCGCTGCCTCCCTCACCGCCTCCCCCAGGCCCGGGGTCCGGCAGGCTGCGCTAG
- a CDS encoding GAF and ANTAR domain-containing protein yields the protein MTREQHVTQVFVEVADSLIDDFDLIDFLQQLSVRCMELLDVAAVGIMLADQHEVLQTMAASDEHTRLLELFATQHDQGPCVDCYKSGEPRTNINLSDPQITSGWPQFAPRAAETGFVTANAIPLRLRGRVIGVMGLFQTDPDPLSAQDIALAQALADVATIAILQQRTVAHSEVERVQLQHALTSRIVLEQVKGILAERWQVTVDEAFAAFRSYARAHHHQLAQLARQIADGTFETTQIPHPDRSRPQA from the coding sequence GTGACCCGAGAACAACACGTGACCCAGGTCTTCGTGGAAGTCGCAGACTCCCTGATCGACGACTTCGACCTCATCGACTTCCTCCAGCAGCTCTCCGTGCGCTGCATGGAACTGCTGGACGTGGCCGCCGTCGGCATCATGCTGGCCGACCAGCATGAGGTCCTGCAGACCATGGCAGCCTCCGACGAACACACCCGACTGCTGGAACTCTTCGCCACCCAGCACGACCAGGGCCCCTGCGTGGACTGCTACAAGAGCGGCGAGCCACGCACCAACATCAACTTGAGCGACCCCCAGATCACCTCGGGCTGGCCACAGTTCGCCCCACGCGCCGCCGAAACCGGGTTCGTAACCGCCAACGCGATCCCGCTCCGGCTGCGCGGCCGGGTCATCGGAGTGATGGGCCTGTTCCAGACCGACCCCGACCCGCTCAGCGCCCAGGACATCGCCCTCGCCCAAGCACTGGCGGACGTGGCGACCATCGCCATCCTGCAGCAGCGCACCGTCGCCCACAGCGAGGTCGAGCGCGTCCAACTCCAGCACGCCCTGACCAGCCGCATCGTGCTGGAACAGGTCAAGGGCATCCTGGCGGAACGCTGGCAGGTCACTGTCGACGAGGCATTCGCCGCGTTCCGCTCCTACGCACGCGCCCATCACCACCAGCTCGCGCAACTGGCACGCCAGATCGCCGACGGCACCTTCGAGACCACCCAGATCCCCCACCCGGACCGATCCCGGCCCCAGGCCTGA
- a CDS encoding ANTAR domain-containing protein encodes MISDRMASVLRTLQLDDRSQGVDDATLAGAQALGVDGLAVSLATAANLTELMWCSDLTTRRFEDLQLTLGEGPGPEAVRTGAMVWVPDLARVRHARWPALSMEAPDLDARAVFCFPMGIGAIRVGVLTAVRRTPGPLTGQQTDDALTLAAALAARCLGSGEPPLGTHAPVDSPHALQHAVVHQATGMLSVQLSLPLPQALLRLRAHAYSSGRSITDISKDVVDRRLRLDHNGTGNGTPPTAVDKD; translated from the coding sequence ATGATCAGTGACCGCATGGCCTCGGTCCTGCGCACGCTGCAACTCGACGACCGGTCCCAGGGCGTCGACGACGCCACCCTGGCCGGCGCCCAGGCCCTGGGCGTGGACGGTCTCGCGGTCTCCCTGGCCACCGCAGCCAACCTGACCGAGCTCATGTGGTGCTCGGACCTCACCACGCGCCGATTCGAGGACCTGCAACTGACCCTCGGCGAGGGGCCGGGACCAGAGGCGGTCCGTACCGGCGCGATGGTGTGGGTACCAGACCTGGCCCGGGTCCGACACGCCCGCTGGCCGGCACTGTCCATGGAGGCCCCCGACCTGGACGCCCGCGCGGTGTTCTGCTTCCCGATGGGCATCGGCGCGATCCGCGTCGGCGTCCTGACAGCAGTGCGCCGAACGCCGGGTCCACTGACCGGCCAGCAGACCGACGATGCGCTCACGCTGGCCGCCGCGCTGGCCGCCCGCTGCCTGGGCAGCGGCGAACCACCTCTGGGCACCCACGCGCCGGTGGACTCTCCGCACGCCTTGCAGCACGCGGTGGTCCACCAGGCGACCGGCATGCTCAGCGTCCAACTCTCCCTGCCCCTGCCCCAAGCTCTCCTACGACTGCGCGCGCACGCTTACAGCAGCGGACGTTCCATCACCGACATCTCCAAGGACGTGGTGGATCGGCGGCTTCGCCTGGACCACAACGGCACTGGCAACGGCACGCCCCCGACCGCCGTAGACAAGGACTGA
- a CDS encoding STAS domain-containing protein, which produces MPVLQSLNLHRHDRGDETTITLAGELDLDTVAQLRAMVDDCLREGVRTIDIDLSALAFCDVSGLNVFLAVAARTATVKGSLCLHHPRPMLIRLLALTGTGFLLHRLPRAPEVGAWVPAVVYPRLLAS; this is translated from the coding sequence ATGCCTGTTCTGCAGAGCTTGAACCTCCACCGGCACGACCGAGGCGATGAAACGACGATCACCCTTGCGGGTGAGCTTGATCTGGATACCGTGGCCCAGCTGCGGGCGATGGTCGATGACTGCCTGCGCGAGGGAGTGCGGACCATCGATATCGACCTGAGCGCGCTTGCTTTCTGCGATGTCAGCGGCCTCAACGTCTTCCTGGCTGTCGCCGCGCGCACCGCTACGGTCAAAGGGTCGCTGTGCCTGCATCACCCGCGCCCGATGCTGATCCGGCTCTTGGCCCTGACCGGCACCGGTTTCCTCCTCCACCGGCTACCCCGCGCGCCCGAAGTCGGCGCATGGGTCCCGGCTGTGGTGTACCCCAGGCTGCTGGCCTCATGA